From Opisthocomus hoazin isolate bOpiHoa1 chromosome 10, bOpiHoa1.hap1, whole genome shotgun sequence, a single genomic window includes:
- the ACSBG1 gene encoding long-chain-fatty-acid--CoA ligase ACSBG1 isoform X1, whose amino-acid sequence MPNSGETLTKMLQDEHAMNISESYKNGTFTDAQTACRDSLPHLEETPDEGIEPTESLWTSFADGSVRLRIDKSCPQTPITVHQMFKESLEKYGSLNALASKKNGKWEKITFSEYYCLSRKAAKSFLKLGLERFHSVGILGFNSPEWFISAVGAVFAGGIVTGIYTTNSPEACHYIAHDSKTNIMVVENQKQLDKIMQIWNHLSHLKAVVLYKDSIPVRHPNLYTMEEFLELGDDVSDTTLDDIINSQKPNQCCVLIYTSGTTGKPKGAMLSHDNITWTSAHCSKAGDMQPAEVQQESIVSYLPLSHIAAQIYDLWTGIKWGEQVYFAEPDALKGSLINTLKEVQPTSHMGVPRVWEKIMEKLKDASAQSGFMKKKMLSWAMSLSLERNLNCSRSSDLKQFWMRLADYLVLAKIRSALGFSSCQKHFSGAAPLNTETLYFFLGLNITLYEAYGMSETTGPHCLSGPYIYRQHSCGKPVPGCKVKLVDEDTEGNGEICFWGRTVFMGYLNMEDKTKEAFDEDGWLHSGDLGKLDKDGFLYVTGRIKDLIITAGGENVPPIPIEDAVKKELPIVSNAMVIGDKKKFLSMLLTLKSVLDPDTSDPTDILTEQARDFCQRTGSKATKVSEIVATKDQAIYQAIQEGINKVNKNATNRVHCIQKWIVLPRDFSISGGELGPTMKLKRLTVLEKYSNEVNSFYEE is encoded by the exons aacctTTACAGATGCACAGACTGCCTGCAGAGATTCGCTGCCTCATTTGGAGGAGACCCCAGATGAAGGCATAGAGCCAACGG AGTCTCTGTGGACTTCGTTTGCTGATGGCAGTGTCAGACTGAGAATAGATAAGTCATGTCCGCAGACTCCCATAACAGTTCACCAGATGTTCAAGGAGAGCCTAGAAAAATATGGATCCCTTAATGCTTTGGCCAGCAAAAAGAATGGAAAGTGGGAGAAGATAACTTTTTCAGAGTATTATTGCCTCTCCAGGAAAGCAGCCAAGAGTTTCTTGAAG CTTGGTCTTGAACGATTCCACAGCGTGGGAATCCTTGGATTTAATTCTCCAGAATGGTTCATCTCAGCTGTTGGAGCTGTTTTTGctgg AGGAATTGTCACAGGAATATATACAACCAATTCTCCAGAGGCCTGCCACTACATTGCTCATGACAGCAAAACCAATATCATGGTTGTGGAAAATCAGAAACAGCTGGACAAAATAATGCAG ATCTGGAATCATTTGTCACACTTGAAAGCTGTTGTGCTGTATAAGGACTCCATTCCAGTGAGACATCCAAATCTGTATACG ATGGAAGAGTTTCTGGAGTTGGGAGATGATGTATCTGATACTACTTTGGATGATATTATTAACTCCCAAAAGCCGAATCAATGCTGTGTACTGATATACACATCCGGAACAACTGGGAAGCCAAAAGGAGCCATGCTGAGTCATGACAAT ATAACTTGGACATCAGCACACTGCAGCAAAGCAGGAGATATGCAACCTGCAGAGGTCCAACAGGAGTCTATAGTCAGTTACCTCCCGCTCAGCCACATAGCTGCGCAGATCTATGACCTGTGGACTGGAATCAAATGGGGAGAGCAAGTTTACTTTGCTGAGCCAGATGCTCTGAAG GGCAGCTTGATCAACACACTGAAAGAAGTGCAGCCAACATCTCACATGGGAGTTCCCCGAGTGTGGGAGAAAATCATGGAGAAATTAAAGGATGCTTCTGCTCAGTCAGGatttatgaagaagaaaatgctgtcaTGGGCTATGTCACTTAGCTTAGAGAGAAACCTGAACTGCTCAAGGAG CAGTGACTTAAAGCAGTTCTGGATGAGGTTAGCAGACTACTTAGTGCTTGCAAAAATACGCAGTGCACTGGGTTTTTCTTCCTGTCAGAAGCACTTTTCTGGTGCTGCTCCTCTCAATACGGAAACACTGTATTTCTTCTTGGGTCTGAACATCACCCTGTATGAGGCCTATGGGATGAGCGAGACCACAGGCCCACATTGCCTATCTGGGCCTTACATTTACAGGCAGCACAG TTGTGGTAAACCTGTAcctggctgcaaagtgaaatTGGTGGACGAAGATACAGAAGGCAATGGAGAAATCTGTTTCTGGGGAAGGACTGTTTTCATGGGTTATTTAAATATggaagacaaaacaaaagaagCCTTTGATGAGGATGGGTGGCTTCATTCTGGAGATTTAGGAAAACTAGACAAGGATGGCTTTCTCTATGTCACTGGAAGAATTAAAG ACTTGATTATTACAGCTGGAGGTGAAAATGTGCCTCCAATTCCAATTGAAGATGCTGTTAAAAAAGAACTCCCAATTGTCAGTAATGCTATGGTGATTGGAGATAAAAAGAAGTTTTTGTCAATGTTGCTGACCCTAAAG AGTGTGCTGGACCCAGATACGTCTGATCCCACCGACATTCTCACCGAGCAGGCTAGAGACTTCTGCCAGAGGACTGGTAGTAAAGCCACAAAAGTATCAGAGATTGTCGCTACAAAAGACCAGGCAATCTACCAGGCCATTCAGGAGGGCATCAACAAAGTCAACAAGAATGCTACTAATAGGGTTCATTGTATTCAAAAATGGATAGTCCTGCCAAGAGATTTCTCCATTTCTGGGGGAGAACTAG GTCCAACAATGAAGTTGAAAAGGCTCACCGTGCTTGAGAAATACAGCAATGAAGTAAACTCCTTCTATGAAGAATAA
- the ACSBG1 gene encoding long-chain-fatty-acid--CoA ligase ACSBG1 isoform X2 — MPNSGETLTKMLQDEHAMNISESYKNGTFTDAQTACRDSLPHLEETPDEGIEPTESLWTSFADGSVRLRIDKSCPQTPITVHQMFKESLEKYGSLNALASKKNGKWEKITFSEYYCLSRKAAKSFLKLGLERFHSVGILGFNSPEWFISAVGAVFAGGIVTGIYTTNSPEACHYIAHDSKTNIMVVENQKQLDKIMQIWNHLSHLKAVVLYKDSIPVRHPNLYTMEEFLELGDDVSDTTLDDIINSQKPNQCCVLIYTSGTTGKPKGAMLSHDNITWTSAHCSKAGDMQPAEVQQESIVSYLPLSHIAAQIYDLWTGIKWGEQVYFAEPDALKGSLINTLKEVQPTSHMGVPRVWEKIMEKLKDASAQSGFMKKKMLSWAMSLSLERNLNCSRSDLKQFWMRLADYLVLAKIRSALGFSSCQKHFSGAAPLNTETLYFFLGLNITLYEAYGMSETTGPHCLSGPYIYRQHSCGKPVPGCKVKLVDEDTEGNGEICFWGRTVFMGYLNMEDKTKEAFDEDGWLHSGDLGKLDKDGFLYVTGRIKDLIITAGGENVPPIPIEDAVKKELPIVSNAMVIGDKKKFLSMLLTLKSVLDPDTSDPTDILTEQARDFCQRTGSKATKVSEIVATKDQAIYQAIQEGINKVNKNATNRVHCIQKWIVLPRDFSISGGELGPTMKLKRLTVLEKYSNEVNSFYEE, encoded by the exons aacctTTACAGATGCACAGACTGCCTGCAGAGATTCGCTGCCTCATTTGGAGGAGACCCCAGATGAAGGCATAGAGCCAACGG AGTCTCTGTGGACTTCGTTTGCTGATGGCAGTGTCAGACTGAGAATAGATAAGTCATGTCCGCAGACTCCCATAACAGTTCACCAGATGTTCAAGGAGAGCCTAGAAAAATATGGATCCCTTAATGCTTTGGCCAGCAAAAAGAATGGAAAGTGGGAGAAGATAACTTTTTCAGAGTATTATTGCCTCTCCAGGAAAGCAGCCAAGAGTTTCTTGAAG CTTGGTCTTGAACGATTCCACAGCGTGGGAATCCTTGGATTTAATTCTCCAGAATGGTTCATCTCAGCTGTTGGAGCTGTTTTTGctgg AGGAATTGTCACAGGAATATATACAACCAATTCTCCAGAGGCCTGCCACTACATTGCTCATGACAGCAAAACCAATATCATGGTTGTGGAAAATCAGAAACAGCTGGACAAAATAATGCAG ATCTGGAATCATTTGTCACACTTGAAAGCTGTTGTGCTGTATAAGGACTCCATTCCAGTGAGACATCCAAATCTGTATACG ATGGAAGAGTTTCTGGAGTTGGGAGATGATGTATCTGATACTACTTTGGATGATATTATTAACTCCCAAAAGCCGAATCAATGCTGTGTACTGATATACACATCCGGAACAACTGGGAAGCCAAAAGGAGCCATGCTGAGTCATGACAAT ATAACTTGGACATCAGCACACTGCAGCAAAGCAGGAGATATGCAACCTGCAGAGGTCCAACAGGAGTCTATAGTCAGTTACCTCCCGCTCAGCCACATAGCTGCGCAGATCTATGACCTGTGGACTGGAATCAAATGGGGAGAGCAAGTTTACTTTGCTGAGCCAGATGCTCTGAAG GGCAGCTTGATCAACACACTGAAAGAAGTGCAGCCAACATCTCACATGGGAGTTCCCCGAGTGTGGGAGAAAATCATGGAGAAATTAAAGGATGCTTCTGCTCAGTCAGGatttatgaagaagaaaatgctgtcaTGGGCTATGTCACTTAGCTTAGAGAGAAACCTGAACTGCTCAAGGAG TGACTTAAAGCAGTTCTGGATGAGGTTAGCAGACTACTTAGTGCTTGCAAAAATACGCAGTGCACTGGGTTTTTCTTCCTGTCAGAAGCACTTTTCTGGTGCTGCTCCTCTCAATACGGAAACACTGTATTTCTTCTTGGGTCTGAACATCACCCTGTATGAGGCCTATGGGATGAGCGAGACCACAGGCCCACATTGCCTATCTGGGCCTTACATTTACAGGCAGCACAG TTGTGGTAAACCTGTAcctggctgcaaagtgaaatTGGTGGACGAAGATACAGAAGGCAATGGAGAAATCTGTTTCTGGGGAAGGACTGTTTTCATGGGTTATTTAAATATggaagacaaaacaaaagaagCCTTTGATGAGGATGGGTGGCTTCATTCTGGAGATTTAGGAAAACTAGACAAGGATGGCTTTCTCTATGTCACTGGAAGAATTAAAG ACTTGATTATTACAGCTGGAGGTGAAAATGTGCCTCCAATTCCAATTGAAGATGCTGTTAAAAAAGAACTCCCAATTGTCAGTAATGCTATGGTGATTGGAGATAAAAAGAAGTTTTTGTCAATGTTGCTGACCCTAAAG AGTGTGCTGGACCCAGATACGTCTGATCCCACCGACATTCTCACCGAGCAGGCTAGAGACTTCTGCCAGAGGACTGGTAGTAAAGCCACAAAAGTATCAGAGATTGTCGCTACAAAAGACCAGGCAATCTACCAGGCCATTCAGGAGGGCATCAACAAAGTCAACAAGAATGCTACTAATAGGGTTCATTGTATTCAAAAATGGATAGTCCTGCCAAGAGATTTCTCCATTTCTGGGGGAGAACTAG GTCCAACAATGAAGTTGAAAAGGCTCACCGTGCTTGAGAAATACAGCAATGAAGTAAACTCCTTCTATGAAGAATAA
- the ACSBG1 gene encoding long-chain-fatty-acid--CoA ligase ACSBG1 isoform X3 yields MPNSGETLTKMLQDEHAMNISESYKNGTFTDAQTACRDSLPHLEETPDEGIEPTESLWTSFADGSVRLRIDKSCPQTPITVHQMFKESLEKYGSLNALASKKNGKWEKITFSEYYCLSRKAAKSFLKLGLERFHSVGILGFNSPEWFISAVGAVFAGGIVTGIYTTNSPEACHYIAHDSKTNIMVVENQKQLDKIMQMEEFLELGDDVSDTTLDDIINSQKPNQCCVLIYTSGTTGKPKGAMLSHDNITWTSAHCSKAGDMQPAEVQQESIVSYLPLSHIAAQIYDLWTGIKWGEQVYFAEPDALKGSLINTLKEVQPTSHMGVPRVWEKIMEKLKDASAQSGFMKKKMLSWAMSLSLERNLNCSRSSDLKQFWMRLADYLVLAKIRSALGFSSCQKHFSGAAPLNTETLYFFLGLNITLYEAYGMSETTGPHCLSGPYIYRQHSCGKPVPGCKVKLVDEDTEGNGEICFWGRTVFMGYLNMEDKTKEAFDEDGWLHSGDLGKLDKDGFLYVTGRIKDLIITAGGENVPPIPIEDAVKKELPIVSNAMVIGDKKKFLSMLLTLKSVLDPDTSDPTDILTEQARDFCQRTGSKATKVSEIVATKDQAIYQAIQEGINKVNKNATNRVHCIQKWIVLPRDFSISGGELGPTMKLKRLTVLEKYSNEVNSFYEE; encoded by the exons aacctTTACAGATGCACAGACTGCCTGCAGAGATTCGCTGCCTCATTTGGAGGAGACCCCAGATGAAGGCATAGAGCCAACGG AGTCTCTGTGGACTTCGTTTGCTGATGGCAGTGTCAGACTGAGAATAGATAAGTCATGTCCGCAGACTCCCATAACAGTTCACCAGATGTTCAAGGAGAGCCTAGAAAAATATGGATCCCTTAATGCTTTGGCCAGCAAAAAGAATGGAAAGTGGGAGAAGATAACTTTTTCAGAGTATTATTGCCTCTCCAGGAAAGCAGCCAAGAGTTTCTTGAAG CTTGGTCTTGAACGATTCCACAGCGTGGGAATCCTTGGATTTAATTCTCCAGAATGGTTCATCTCAGCTGTTGGAGCTGTTTTTGctgg AGGAATTGTCACAGGAATATATACAACCAATTCTCCAGAGGCCTGCCACTACATTGCTCATGACAGCAAAACCAATATCATGGTTGTGGAAAATCAGAAACAGCTGGACAAAATAATGCAG ATGGAAGAGTTTCTGGAGTTGGGAGATGATGTATCTGATACTACTTTGGATGATATTATTAACTCCCAAAAGCCGAATCAATGCTGTGTACTGATATACACATCCGGAACAACTGGGAAGCCAAAAGGAGCCATGCTGAGTCATGACAAT ATAACTTGGACATCAGCACACTGCAGCAAAGCAGGAGATATGCAACCTGCAGAGGTCCAACAGGAGTCTATAGTCAGTTACCTCCCGCTCAGCCACATAGCTGCGCAGATCTATGACCTGTGGACTGGAATCAAATGGGGAGAGCAAGTTTACTTTGCTGAGCCAGATGCTCTGAAG GGCAGCTTGATCAACACACTGAAAGAAGTGCAGCCAACATCTCACATGGGAGTTCCCCGAGTGTGGGAGAAAATCATGGAGAAATTAAAGGATGCTTCTGCTCAGTCAGGatttatgaagaagaaaatgctgtcaTGGGCTATGTCACTTAGCTTAGAGAGAAACCTGAACTGCTCAAGGAG CAGTGACTTAAAGCAGTTCTGGATGAGGTTAGCAGACTACTTAGTGCTTGCAAAAATACGCAGTGCACTGGGTTTTTCTTCCTGTCAGAAGCACTTTTCTGGTGCTGCTCCTCTCAATACGGAAACACTGTATTTCTTCTTGGGTCTGAACATCACCCTGTATGAGGCCTATGGGATGAGCGAGACCACAGGCCCACATTGCCTATCTGGGCCTTACATTTACAGGCAGCACAG TTGTGGTAAACCTGTAcctggctgcaaagtgaaatTGGTGGACGAAGATACAGAAGGCAATGGAGAAATCTGTTTCTGGGGAAGGACTGTTTTCATGGGTTATTTAAATATggaagacaaaacaaaagaagCCTTTGATGAGGATGGGTGGCTTCATTCTGGAGATTTAGGAAAACTAGACAAGGATGGCTTTCTCTATGTCACTGGAAGAATTAAAG ACTTGATTATTACAGCTGGAGGTGAAAATGTGCCTCCAATTCCAATTGAAGATGCTGTTAAAAAAGAACTCCCAATTGTCAGTAATGCTATGGTGATTGGAGATAAAAAGAAGTTTTTGTCAATGTTGCTGACCCTAAAG AGTGTGCTGGACCCAGATACGTCTGATCCCACCGACATTCTCACCGAGCAGGCTAGAGACTTCTGCCAGAGGACTGGTAGTAAAGCCACAAAAGTATCAGAGATTGTCGCTACAAAAGACCAGGCAATCTACCAGGCCATTCAGGAGGGCATCAACAAAGTCAACAAGAATGCTACTAATAGGGTTCATTGTATTCAAAAATGGATAGTCCTGCCAAGAGATTTCTCCATTTCTGGGGGAGAACTAG GTCCAACAATGAAGTTGAAAAGGCTCACCGTGCTTGAGAAATACAGCAATGAAGTAAACTCCTTCTATGAAGAATAA